Part of the Desulfobaccales bacterium genome is shown below.
GACATTGGTCCTGGAGGTCCTGGAGCAGCTGGAAGCCGGCCAGCAGGAGTTGGCGGCCTTAAAAGCGCGTCTGGCGGAGCAGGAGGAGGTGGTGAAGCGGGTCGCCGGTGCCGTGGCGGCCGAAAGCGGCAAGCTGGAGGCGGAAGTGGCGGCCCTGGAGGAGAAACGCCAGGGTCTTCGTCAGTCAGTGCCCGCGGCGTTGCTCAAGCGCTATGAGTTCATCCGCAGCCGCAGAAACGGCAACGCCATCGCCGAAGTGCAGGAAGGGGTCTGCCTGGGCTGCCATATGAATATCCTGCCCCAGCAGTTCATTGACCTGCAAAAGGGGGAGGAGCTCCTGCAGTGCCCTCACTGCCAGCGCATCCTCTACTGGCTGGGGGAGCCGGAGGAAGAGCGGCCGGAGACCAAGACCAAGGCCGCCTCCCGCACGGCATGAGGGAGGACCCCCCTTCCTCCCCGGCCCCAAAGGCGGCGGTGCTGACGGCCCTGGCCGACACCCTGGACATCCCGGCGGTGCTGGCCCGCTTTTACCTCACCCAGGAGCAGCTCCGGGAGCTGCTGAAAGAGGCCGCATCGTCTTTAAAGGAACGGGAGACTGGAGCATGGCGCCTCTATGTGGATGGCGCCTCCCGGGGCAACCCTGGCCCGGCCGGCGCCGGTGTCGTCCTCTTAGACCCGGCTGGGCAGGTGGCGGCGGAGGCCTCCCGTTTCCTGGGCCGCACCACCAACAACGTGGCGGAGTACCAGGCCCTGCTCCTGGGCTTGGAGCTGGCCCGCCGCCACGGCGTGACATACCTGGAGATCTTTGCCGACTCGGAACTGCTGGTGCGCCAGCTCACCGGCCGCTACCAGGTCCGCAGCCCCCACCTGAAACCCCTCTACCAGGCGGCGCGCCAGGCCTTGACGAGCATCCCCGCCTGGCGCCTCACCCATGTGCCGCGACAGCAGAACCAAGCCGCCGACCGTTTGGCCAACGCGGCCATTGACCAGGCCAAGGCCGGGCGCTAAAATATAATTAGCGGAGCAGGCCAGATGATCGCCGGTCGCGCCTGGCCGCGGCCGGAGGAAAGTCCGGGCTCCACAGGGCAGGGCGCTGGGTAATCCCCAGGGGGGGCGACCCCACGGAAAGTGCCACAGAAACCAGACCGCCGTGGTACGTCCACGGTAAGGGTGAAAGGGTGAGGTAAGAGCTCACCGGTGCCGGTGGCGACACCGGCAGCCAGGAAAACCCCGCCCGGAGCAAGACCAAATAGAGGAGCGCTCGAGGGTGGCCCGCCCGATGCTCCCGGGTAGGTCGCGCGAGGCCCCGGGCAACCGGCGGCCCCAGAGGAATGATCATCACCGGCTCCACGCCGGCACAGAACCCGGCTTACGGCCCGCTCCGCGGTTGGGCTTGTTGGGGAGGGGGCCAGGGGTTATTAACCCCTGCCCCCTCCCCAATGCCCCTCCCCCAACCCCATATGGGATTGGGAGGGGGCATGGGGGAGGGCAAGGGTCTGTGACCCTTGGCCCTCCCCCATAAACTCCCATGACATGACACCCCCATGAACCCGACCAGTGTGGTGTTGCCCGCCGCCAAGCCGGCTCCGGCCCCGTATCTCTCCGTGGTCATTCCGGTCTTCAATGAAGAGGACAATCTGGAGGAGTTGGGCCGCCGGCTGTTGGCCACCTTGACTCAGGACGGCCGCCCCTTTGAGATCATCCTGGTGGATGACGGCTCCACCGATCGCTCCTGGGAGCTCATCACCGCCCTTCATGAACGCCATCCGGAGGTCGTCCGGGGCATCCAGTTCCACCGCAATTTCGGGCAGCACGCCGCGGTCTTTGCCGGGCTGGCCGCGGCCCGGGGCCAGGTGGTGGTGACCCTGGACGCCGATCTCCAGAACCCCCCCGAGGAGATTCCCAAGCTGGTGGCCAAGATCGAAGAGGGCTATGACGCCGTGGGGGGCTGGCGGGAGAACCGCCAGGACTCCTGGCTCAGGCGCCTGCCTTCCCGACTGGTGAATTTCATCATGAGCCGGGTGACCGGCGTGCCCTTACGGGATTACGGCTGCATGCTGCGGGCCTATCGCCGGGAGGTGGTGGACAGCATCAACCGCTGTCATGAGACCTCCAGCTTCATCCCCGCCCTGGCCAACCTCTACGCCCGGCGGGTGACGGAGATCCCCGTGGCCCACGCCCCGCGCACGGCCGGGGTCTCCAAATACAACCTCTTCAAGCTCCTGCGCCTCAATTTCGACCTGATGACCGGCTTTTCCAACTTCCCCATCCACCTGGTGGGGGTGTTGGGCATCCTCATTGCCTGCATGGGGCTGGGCTTCGGGTTGTTCCTCTTCATCCGCCGGTTCCTGGTGGGGCCGGAGGTGGAGGGGGTCTTTACCCTCTTTGCCATCCTCTTTGTCTTTGTGGGCTTGAACACCTTCGGCCTGGCGCTCATCGGCGAGTATGTGGGCCGCATCTACCGGGAGGTGCGGGCCCGGCCCCGCTATGTGGTGCGCCAAGAGCTGGGGGGCGGCCAGGAAAATCAGGATGGCCATCAGTGAGGTCAATTCCCCGACCTTGAACTAAGGGTTGGGGGGTGGACTGGAGAGAGAGGGGGCAGGGGTTCACCGCATGCGGCTGTTGTTCTTCGGCTATCACAATGTGGGCTATTTTTGCCTCCAGGTGCTCCTCGAGCTTTGCCGGGAGCTGGGCGACGAAATCGCCGCGGTGGTGACCCACGCCGACAATCCCCGGGAGAACCTCTGGTTCGCCTCCGTCCGGGACCTGGCCCACCGCCATCACCTCCCCGTGTACCAGCCCGAGGACCCCAACGACCCCGACTTTGTGGCGGCGATGACCAGGCTTCAGCCGGATTTCCTTTTTTCCTGCTATTACCGGCACATGCTCAAGGCGCCCCTGTTGGCGCTGCCGCGGTTCGGGTCCCTCAACCTGCACGGCAGCCTCCTCCCCAAGTACCGGGGGAGGGTGCCGGTGAACTGGGTGCTGGTGCACGGCGAGACCGAAACCGGAGTCACCCTGCACTACATGGAAGAGAAGGCGGACCGGGGCGACATCGTGGCCCAGGAGCGGGTGCCCATCGCCCCCGACGACACGGCCTACACCCTCTTTGCCAAGATCACCGCAGCTGCGGCAGAACTTATGCGCCGGGCCTACCCCAGGCTTCGGGCCGGCACTGCGCCGCGGCTCCCCCAGGACCATTCCCAGGCGTCTTATTTCGGCGGCCGCCGACCCGAGGACGGCCTCATTGACTGGCAGCGCCCCGCTCAGGAGATCTACAATCTGGTGCGGGCCGTCACCCATCCATATCCCGGGGCCTTCACTTTTCTTCAAGGTCGCCGCCTCTTCGTCTGGTGGGGCCGGCCGCTGCCGGACTTTGACCTGACCGGCCGCCGGCCAGGAGAGATCGTGGCGGCCCTGCCCGGCCAGGGGCTGGTGGTGGCCACCGGCGGGGGTGGGTTCCTCCTGGAGCGGGCCCAGTTCGAGGGGGAGCCGGAATTCTTGGGACCGGTGTGGGCCCTCTTCACCCACCTGGTGGGCGCCCGCCTGGGGGAATAAGGGGAAAGGGCGGCCTTCGGGAAAATCTGCCCGCAAAACCCCTCTGAAATACCACCCTCAGCCCTCACCCCACCCACCCACTGTCCTTTCCCGGAAAATCGGCTATAATGCAACTGGCCCGCCCACCGGGCCGGAGGGCGTGTATCACCCCCCTTCCGCAGGGAAAGGGTGGATACTTATCTCAGGTAATCACAGAGACCCCGGGTTTGGGCCCGGCAATTAACCTTGCAGACAATCTTATGAAAATTCTTATCTTAGGCGTCAACGGCTTCATCGGCAATGCCCTGGTGCGGCGCATCCTGGCCACCCGGGACTGGGAAGTCTTCGGCATGGACCTCTACGCCAACAAGATTGCCGAGGTCCTGGATCACCCCCGCTTCCATTTCCTGGAGGGCGACATTGCCATCAACAAGGAGTGGATCGAATACCACATCAAGAAGTGCGATGTGGTGCTGCCCTTGGTGGCCATCGCCACGCCCATGACCTATGTGAAAAAGCCCCTGGCGGTCTTTGAGCTGGACTTCGAGGAGAACCTGCGCATCGTCCGCCAGTGTGTCAAATACGGCACCCGCATTGTCTTTCCCTCCACCAGCGAAGTCTACGGCATGTGCACCGACCCGGAGTTTGATGAGGACCAAAGCCCCCTGGTGCTGGGGCCCATCCACAAGCAGCGCTGGATCTACTCCGCCAGCAAGCAGCTTCTGGACCGGGTCATCTGGGCCTATGGCCAGGAGGGGGCTTTGCAATTCACCCTCTTTCGCCCCTTCAACTGGATCGGCCCCAAGCTGGACGACCTGGACGCCGCCAAGGAGGGTAGCTCCCGGGTGGTGACCCAGTTCATCCTCAACCTGCTGCTCAGGGAGCCCATCAAGCTGGTGGACGGCGGCTTCCAGAAGCGCTGCTTCACCTATGTGGAGGACGGCATCGACGCCCTCATGACCATCATCGAGAACCCCGGGGGCGCAGCGGACGGCCAGATCTTCAACATCGGCAACCCGAAAAACGAAGCCTCGGTCCGGGAACTGGCCCATCTTTTGCGGGAGCTCTTCATGCAGCACCCGGACCACAAGGATGACGGGGTCTATTCCGAGATTGTCGAGACCTCCTCCGAGGACTATTACGGCAAGGGCTATCAGGACATCCTCACCCGCAAGCCCTCCATCGCCAAGGCCCGGCGCCTGTTGGGCTGGGAGCCCAAGACCGATCTCGTGACCTCCCTCAAATACACCCTGGACGCCTTTCTGGCGGAGGCCAAAGAAAGCGCCGGCAAGGGGTGAGGCGGTGGGGTCTGGGGGAGGGCAGGGGGGTCAGGGAACCAAGTTCCCCTTTAATTCGGGGAGGGCGTAGGCAAAGTTTTGCGCCGACTGGGACTGAAAATTGATGTGGACACCCTGGCAGGGTTCCGGGAAGGGGTGCCGGCGCTCGTGCGGCTCCTGAAGGAGCGGGGCATCCGGGCCTCCTTTTATGTGGCTTTGGGCCCCGACAACTCCGGCCGGGCCCTCTTCCGGGTCTTCCGCCAGCGGGGGTTTCTTAGCAAGATGCTGCGCACCCGGGCGCCCTCGCTCTACGGCTGGCGCACGCTGCTCTCGGGGACGCTCCTGCCGGCCCCGCACATCGGGGCCCACGCCGGGGAGGTCCTCCCCCAGGTGGCCGCCGGAGGGCATGAGGTGGGGCTGCACGGCTATGACCATGTTCTCTGGCACGACCGGCTGCTGAAAATGACCAAGGCAGAAGTCCGGGAGCAGGTGGAAGATGCCCAGGCCGTCTTTTCCCGGGCCCTGGGTT
Proteins encoded:
- a CDS encoding glycosyltransferase, with product MNPTSVVLPAAKPAPAPYLSVVIPVFNEEDNLEELGRRLLATLTQDGRPFEIILVDDGSTDRSWELITALHERHPEVVRGIQFHRNFGQHAAVFAGLAAARGQVVVTLDADLQNPPEEIPKLVAKIEEGYDAVGGWRENRQDSWLRRLPSRLVNFIMSRVTGVPLRDYGCMLRAYRREVVDSINRCHETSSFIPALANLYARRVTEIPVAHAPRTAGVSKYNLFKLLRLNFDLMTGFSNFPIHLVGVLGILIACMGLGFGLFLFIRRFLVGPEVEGVFTLFAILFVFVGLNTFGLALIGEYVGRIYREVRARPRYVVRQELGGGQENQDGHQ
- a CDS encoding bifunctional UDP-4-keto-pentose/UDP-xylose synthase; the protein is MKILILGVNGFIGNALVRRILATRDWEVFGMDLYANKIAEVLDHPRFHFLEGDIAINKEWIEYHIKKCDVVLPLVAIATPMTYVKKPLAVFELDFEENLRIVRQCVKYGTRIVFPSTSEVYGMCTDPEFDEDQSPLVLGPIHKQRWIYSASKQLLDRVIWAYGQEGALQFTLFRPFNWIGPKLDDLDAAKEGSSRVVTQFILNLLLREPIKLVDGGFQKRCFTYVEDGIDALMTIIENPGGAADGQIFNIGNPKNEASVRELAHLLRELFMQHPDHKDDGVYSEIVETSSEDYYGKGYQDILTRKPSIAKARRLLGWEPKTDLVTSLKYTLDAFLAEAKESAGKG
- a CDS encoding ribonuclease HI family protein, whose product is MREDPPSSPAPKAAVLTALADTLDIPAVLARFYLTQEQLRELLKEAASSLKERETGAWRLYVDGASRGNPGPAGAGVVLLDPAGQVAAEASRFLGRTTNNVAEYQALLLGLELARRHGVTYLEIFADSELLVRQLTGRYQVRSPHLKPLYQAARQALTSIPAWRLTHVPRQQNQAADRLANAAIDQAKAGR
- a CDS encoding C4-type zinc ribbon domain-containing protein; the protein is MIDLQELDKEIAGVQQALSRLPQELTEVQQILADLTAAVAAKEAELEELRRRRRDLEAEVADLEEGILTSRRRLMDIKSNIEYKAMLKEIAFKEDQRDQKETLVLEVLEQLEAGQQELAALKARLAEQEEVVKRVAGAVAAESGKLEAEVAALEEKRQGLRQSVPAALLKRYEFIRSRRNGNAIAEVQEGVCLGCHMNILPQQFIDLQKGEELLQCPHCQRILYWLGEPEEERPETKTKAASRTA
- a CDS encoding formyltransferase, with product MRLLFFGYHNVGYFCLQVLLELCRELGDEIAAVVTHADNPRENLWFASVRDLAHRHHLPVYQPEDPNDPDFVAAMTRLQPDFLFSCYYRHMLKAPLLALPRFGSLNLHGSLLPKYRGRVPVNWVLVHGETETGVTLHYMEEKADRGDIVAQERVPIAPDDTAYTLFAKITAAAAELMRRAYPRLRAGTAPRLPQDHSQASYFGGRRPEDGLIDWQRPAQEIYNLVRAVTHPYPGAFTFLQGRRLFVWWGRPLPDFDLTGRRPGEIVAALPGQGLVVATGGGGFLLERAQFEGEPEFLGPVWALFTHLVGARLGE